In the genome of Taurinivorans muris, one region contains:
- the rpmB gene encoding 50S ribosomal protein L28 has product MAKQCEVCGKKAQVGNLVSHSNIKTKRRFNPNLQTVRHQFDDGSVRTIVCCTRCIRSGAVRKPSPRNVNA; this is encoded by the coding sequence ATGGCTAAGCAATGTGAAGTTTGTGGTAAAAAAGCACAAGTTGGTAATTTAGTAAGTCACTCAAATATCAAAACAAAACGTCGTTTCAATCCAAATTTGCAAACAGTTCGCCATCAATTTGACGACGGCTCTGTCCGTACAATCGTTTGCTGCACCCGTTGCATCCGTTCCGGTGCTGTTCGCAAACCCAGCCCAAGAAATGTCAACGCATAA